The sequence below is a genomic window from Campylobacter concisus.
TATCTTAGTCCATACGAACAAGCACACATCTATCAAAATGGCGAAAATATTGGCTATATCGGTAGAGTTGACGCAAGAGTTGAGGCAAAGAGAGATCTGCCAAGAACTTACGTCTGCGAGATTGATTTTACTAAGCTTAAATTTGAACCAATTTTGGCAGTGCCTTACTCAAAATTCCAAAGCACTACAAGGGATCTTAGCCTCATCGTGCCTGAAAATTTCGAGGCTGGACGAATTTATGAGTGTATAAGAGGGCTAAATTTAAAAGAGCTAAAAGAGTTCTTGCCGGTTGATATCTATAAAGATGCGAAACTAAATGGCTTGATCAGTCTTAGCCTTAAATTTACATTCCAAGATATGGAAAAAACGCTCGAAGATGACGATATAAACGCGCTTATGGATAAAATTTTAAGCGAGCTAAAAGAGAAACTAAATATTGGAATAAGATGAGAATTTATCCATTAGAAAAAAATCTAAATTTAACTATTGACGACATCGCAGCGGATAAATCCATCTCGCATAGATGCGCGATTTTTTCGCTTTTGAGTGATAAACCATCTCGCATTAGAAACTACCTAAGAGCTGGCGATACGCTAAATACCTTAAAAATAGTCCAGCTTTTAGGCGCAAAAGTTGAGGACAATGGCTCTGAAATAACGATCACACCGCCGCAAAAGATAAAAGAGCCAAATGAAATTTTAGAATGTGGCAACTCAGGCACAGCGATGAGACTTTTTATGGGATTACTAGCCGCACAGGATGGCTTTTTCGTACTAAGTGGCGATAGATATTTAAACTCACGTCCAATGGCTAGAATAGCAAAACCTCTAAGCGATATGGGTGCAAAGATAGATGGTGCAAATAACGCAAACAACGCTCCTCTTTGCATAAGAGGGACAAAATTTGAAAGATTTAGTTTTGAGAGCAAGATCGCCTCAGCTCAGGTAAAAAGTGCGCTTTTGCTGGCAGCTCTTTACTCAAATGGCTGCAAATTTAGTGAGCCAGAGCTAAGCAGAGACCACACTGAGCGTATGCTTGCTGGCATGGGAGCCGATATAAAGCGTGACGACTTAGAGATCACGCTAGAGCCGATGAAAGCCCCACTTGCGCCACTTGATATAGACGTACCAAATGATCCAAGCTCTGCATTTTTCTTTGCGGTCGCAGCACTTATCATTCCGGGTTCACATATTATTTTAAAAAATATCTTGCTAAATAAAACTCGCATCGAAGCTTATAAAATTCTAGAAAAAATGGGAGCTGAGATAAAATTTTACAAAATTTCAAGCAAATATGAAGATATCGGCGATATCGAGGTCAAGTACTCACCAAACTTAAAAGGTGTAGAAGTTAGCGAAAATATCTCGTGGCTCATTGACGAAGCTCCAGCTTTAGCCATCGCATTTGCCTGCGCTAAAGGCCAAAGTAAGCTGATAAATGCCAAAGAGCTTCGTGTAAAAGAGAGCGATAGGATAGCCGTCACGATAAATGCGTTAAAATCATGCGGTGTCGAGGCAAGTGAGCTTGAAGATGGTTTTATCATAAATGGCTCAGAGGCTAAATTTGCCACGATCGATAGTCACGGTGATCACAGGATTGCGATGAGCTTTGCTGTACTTGGACTAAAGTGCGGCATGCAGATAGAAAAGAGCGAATTTATCGCCACTTCGTTTCCAAATTTTGCTGAAATTTTAAAGAAAATGGGAGCTAGAGTTGAAGATTGAGCTTGCTAGTAGTTATGGATTTTGCTTTGGTGTAAAAAGGGCGATAAAGATTGCTGAAAATGCAGGAGATGCTGCGACCATTGGGCCACTCATCCATAATAACGAAGAGATAAACAGGCTTGAGAAAAACTATAATGTAAAAACGCTTGAGGGCATAGACGAGCTAAAAGATGAGAAAAAGGCGATCATCCGCACTCATGGCATTACTAAAAATGACCTTGCAGAGTTAAAAAAGACAGATATAAAAGTGATCGACGCAACTTGCCCATTTGTGACAAAGCCACAGCAAATTTGTGAAAAAATGAGCGAAGAGGGCTATGATGTGGTGATCTATGGTGACGTGCACCACCCTGAAGTAAAGGGCGTGAAGTCATATGCCAAGGGTAGTGTCTATGTCGTGCTTGAAGAGAGCGAGCTAGAGGGTATTAAATTTAAGCAAAAGGTCGCTCTTGTTAGCCAAACGACTAGAAAAGTCGAGAAATTTATGCAGATCGCAAACTACCTTATGCTTCACGTAAAAGAGGTGCGTGTTTTTAACACTATCTGCAACGCAACTTTTGAAAACCAAGAGGCTGCTAAAAATTTAGCAAAAAGGGCTGATGTGATGATAATAATCGGCGGAAAAAATAGCTCAAATACAAAACAACTCTATCTAATATCTAAAAATTTCTGCGAAGATAGCTACCTGATAGAAAGTGAAGAAGAGCTTGAAAAGTCATGGTTTGATGGCAAAAATTTGTGTGGCATAAGTGCGGGTGCTAGCACGCCTGACTGGATCATACAAAAAGTCGTTGACAGAATCAAAAAAGTATAAAATTTATCCTAGCTAAAGCCACAATTAACTATAATAAGCCAATTTGCCTCTACTGGCATAATAAAATTTAAAGGATCAAGATGGCTGTGAACAAAAGTGTTCAATTAGGAAAAGCAAAAGACGAAGATATTGAAGATATCGATTTTGCTGCGATGTTAGAGGAGTCTTTTAAAAAGACTGAAGAAGATAGTGACGCAAAAATCGTCAGTATCAATGGTGATGAGGTTTTAATCGACGTTGGCAAGAAGTCAGAAGGCATTTTAAATGTTTCTGAGATCACTGATGCAAACGGCAACCTGACGCATAAAGTTGGCGATACGATCAAAGTTGTAATAACTGGATCAAGAAATGGAAGACCTATAGTGTCGCACAAAAAAGCACTTAGAAAAGAGAAAGTTAAAGCTTTTATCGAAGCTTACGATCCTGAAAATTCTGGCGAAATCGACGTAAAAGTAGTTGGAAAAAATAAAGGTGGTTTTATAACTCAAGATGTAAATGGCGTGGAATTTTTCTTACCAAAAACTCACAGTGGCTTTAAAAATACTGAAGGCGTAATTGGTAAAACATATAAAGTAAGAGTTATAAAAATTGATAAAGAAGAAAATAGCATAGTTGTCTCTAGAAAGAAAATTTTAGATGACGACCGCAAAAAGCGCAAAGAAGCTCTATCAAGCATAGTAGAAAACGATAGCGTTATAGAGGGCACAGTTAAAAAAATCACAACTTATGGTATGTTTGTTGATGTCGGCGGAGTTGATGGGCTTGTGCATTATAGTGAGATAAGCTATAAGGGCCCAGTAAATCCTAGCTCACTATATAAAGAAGGTGATAAAGTTTTAGTTAAAGTTATCAGTTATGACAACGAAAAACGCCACTTGTCTTTATCTATCAAGGCAGCTACTCCAGATCCTTGGGAAGAGATCATAAATGATGGGCTAGAAGTTGGTGACACTATCAAAGTTACAGTTAGCAATATTGAGCCTTATGGCGCATTTGTTGATCTTGGAAATGATATTGAAGGATTTTTGCATATATCTGAAATTTCATGGGATAAAAATATCAAAAATCCAAAAGATCACATCAATGAAGGTCAAGAGATTGATGTTGAGGTTATCGAGATAGATGCAAAAGGACACCGCCTAAGAGTAAGCCTTAAAAATTTACTTCCAAAGCCATTTGATGAGTTTAAAGCTAAATTTAAAGAGGGTGACGTAGTAAAAGGCGTTGTGACAACTATCACAAATTTTGGTGCATTTGTTAGAGTGGGTTGCGTTGAAGGCTTATTGCACAATGAAGATGCATCTTGGGATAGAAACGATAAATGCAAAGACATGTTTAAAGCTGGCGACGAGCTTGAAGTAAAAATCATCAAAATTGATAGCGCTGAACAAAAAGTTTCACTCAGCCTAAAAGATCTAAAACAAAGTCCAGTTCAAGTATTTGCTGATAAATTTAATGTAGGCGATATCGTAAAAGGAACAATTCGCGACATTAAAGACTTTGGCGTGTTTGTAGAGCTTGGTGATAACGTTGATGCGTTGATCCGCAAAGAAGATTTAGGTAGTGTAGATGTTAGTACACTTAAGATCGGCGATGAGATCGAAGCAGCTATCGCATTTATCGATGAGAAGAAAAATAGAATTCGCCTAAGCATACGCCGTTTAGCAAAACAAAAAGAGCGTGAAGTGTTAAATGAGATCAATGATAACGATGATAAAGTAACACTTGGCGATATTATAAAAGAACAATTACTTTAGTTTAAATGGGCAGACGCGTACTTTTATTAGTAGTTGTCCTGCTATTTGTAATATTGGGTTTGGTTGGAATTTCTCTTGTTAAATTTGCAAGTGTAAATTTCAGTCAAATACCTGAAGAAAATATCACAAATGAGCAAAATTTAACCAAAAATACAACTAGCAATATTAACTGGATGAGTGAGCTAGCAACTATTAGAAAAAGAGATTATGTGCTGCCTGTAAATGAAATTTTTATAGAATACAACCGACCCAAAATAGAAAAACCAAAGATTACTGCATATGAGCTTTTGATAGATAAAAATGATATCTATTCAATGTTTTGTTTGATGCAGACTTTAAGAAAAAGTGAGGTCGATTTTACTGTTGTAAAAGATGGTGCAAAAAGCCAGATATTTTTAAATACTCAAGACTCTAAACTTCTACAAAATATCATTTTAGAACTAAGAGTTTATGATATCCACTCAAGTGTGAGAGAGGTAAAATTATGAAAACTATCATTGTTTGTGATGCGATACATCCAGTAGGTTTTGAACTTTTAAAAAAAGAGCAAGATATAAATGTAATAGACGCAGTTAATACTCCCAAAGATGAACTTTTAAAAATTTTAGGCGAGGCTGATGTTGCTATAACAAGAAGCTCAACTGAAGTAAACGAGGCCTTTTTAAACGCTGGTAAAAAACTAAAAGCTATTGTTAGAGCTGGTGTTGGTGTAGATAATGTCGATATAGAAGGATGCTCAAGGCGTGGCATAATAGCTATGAACGTTCCAACTGCAAACACTATTGCTGCAGTTGAGCTAACAATGGCGCATATGCTAGCTTCAGCTAGATCTCTTGAATACGCTCATAATGATCTAAAGCTAGATAGAATTTGGAAGCGTGAGAAATGGTATGGGGTTGAACTTTTTAAGAAAAAGCTTGGCGTGATCGGCTTTGGAAATATTGGCTCGAGAGTAGCCGTTCGTGCAAAAGCTTTTGGTATGGAGATCATCGCTTATGATCCATATATTGATCCATCTAAAGTTATCGATATGGGCGGTACTTATACTAAAAATTTTGATGATATTTTAGCATGTGATTTTATCACGATACATACGCCAAAAACTAAAGAGACGACCAATATGATAGGCGCTAAAGAGATCGCAAAAATGAAAGATGGCGTAAGACTTATAAACTGCGCTAGAGGTGGTCTTTATAACGAAGAAGCGCTTTATGAAGGACTAAAAAGTGGCAAGATAGCATTTGCCGGTATTGATGTTTTTACAAAAGAGCCAGCAACTGATCATCCACTTCTTGATCTAAACAATGTAAGTGTCACACCGCATCTTGGAGCAAATACACTTGAGTCACAGCGAAATATCGCAGTAGAGGCAGTCGAGCAAGCTATTTTAGCAGCTCGCGGTATAAGCTATCCAAATGCGTTAAATTTACCTATAAAAACAGAAGATCTACCGCCATTTGTTGAGCCTTATATCGATCTTACAAGCAAGATGGCATTTCTTGCTGCACAGATAAATAAAAGCGTTATCAAGGCCATTCGTATCGAGACTCACGGTCAGATTAGCGAATATGCAAATTCAATGCTAACTTTTGCAATCGTAGGTGCTTTAAAAGAGAGTCTTGGTGATGCGATAAATTACGTAAATGCTAAATTTTTATGCGATGAAAAAGGCATAGTGACTGAAACTAGCCTTGGTGGAGATAGTATTTTTAAAAATAAAATCACTGTTCGCTTAACTACTGAAAATGGTATTGTAACCGTAGGTGGAACGGTATTTGGTGAAAATCAGCAACGTATCGTAACGATAAATGGCTTTAAGACCGACTTTAAGCCAAAAGGCAAGATGATCATCTTTAAAAACCATGACGTGCCAGGCGTTATTGCTCAGATTAGTAAAATTTTAGCTGATGAAAAGATTAATATCGCAGACTTCCGCCTTGGTAGAGATGATCACAATATGGCACTTGCTGTTATCTTGGTTGATGAACATATAAAAGCAGAAACGTTAGAGAGGCTAAACGCACTTGAAGCTTGCGTTTGGGCTCAATACGCAGTTATATAAAATTTTGAAAGGATAAAAAATGGCTTCATATTCAATGGGCGATCTAAAAAAGGGACTAAAGATCGAGATCGACGGCGTTCCTTATAAAATCGTAGAATATCAACACGTTAAACCGGGTAAAGGTGCAGCTTTTGTTCGTGCAAAAATCAAATCTTTTATCGACGGAAAAGTGCTTGAAAAGACTTTTCACGCAGGCGATAAATGCGAACAACCACATCTTGAAGAAAAAGAGATGCAGTACCTTTATGACGATGGTGAATATTGTCAGTTTATGGATACGGTTACTTATGAACAAGTTGCTATTAGCGATGAGGATGTGGGTGATGTTAAAAAATGGATGATCGATGGCATGATGGTTGAAATTTTATTTCACAATGGCAATGCAATCGGCGTTGAAGTGCCACAAGTAGTTGAGCTAAAGATAGTTGAGACTCCACCAAATTTCAAGGGTGATACGCAAGGTGGTAAAAAGCCAGCTACTCTTGAGAGTGGTGCGGTAGTTCAGATACCATTTCACGTACTTGAGGGCGAGGTTATCCGTGTAGATACTGTTCGTGGCGAGTATATCGAGCGTGCGAATAAATAAAGCAGCTTAATCTTTCTTACTAAATTTACGTTTAGTAGGCCTAATGCTTAGCTAAAGTCACTATTTAAAAAGTATTGGCTTTAGCAAAAACTTCATTTCATACATTGTAAAATTTCAAGTAGCACTAGTATATAGAATGCATAAAATTTTTATGCTCGATAAAAATCAAATATGGCCAAACATCAGCTAGTAAAATCTTTAAGAATCAAAAAATATATAAAAAAATGAAAATTCTTAGCAAGATAGACTAATGTTTTAATTATAAAATTTTTATATCAAGATAGTAGAATTGCAAGTTAAAAATGGGAAAAAACGAGACGGTTTCCCGTCTCGGTAGCTAGCATTAAGCCGACTTTTCTTTGAGATATTTGTTTATAAGAGTTGTGATCTCTTCACCGTGAGGAAATCTCGCTTCATCATTTCCGATGCGATCTTTCTTAGAAAATATAACATCTCCATCAACCTCGACGATGAAATTTCCACCATCACCTATAACCTTTTCGACTCTTGCATCACTAAAGTTCGCTTTTATTTCATCTTCTACACGAGAAGCTACCGGACGATAGTTTCAAGAGTTGCAGTAAATAATTTTTACTTGCATGCTCTGTCCTTTCTTGTGAAATAAGCCAATATTATATAAAATTTTACTTAACAAATAAAACATATTATTGTAAAGGATAAATTTATGAAAAAAGTTGCTGTGATTTTAGCTGATGGATTTGAGGAGATAGAAGCACTAACTTCTGTTGATGTTTTACGTAGAGCTGGAGCGATAGCTTCTATTGTTGGGCTAAATGACGTAAACATCAAAGGATGTCACAATATAAGTGTAAAGGCTGATGTGACACTTCGCGAGATGAAGGAGCTAGACTACGATGCGATCGTCCTTCCTGGGGGACTTCCAGGAGCTAGCAATCTAGCAAACGATACAAGGCTCAAAGCAATCTTGCAAAATTTTGATAAAAGCAATAAGCTTATTTGTGCCATTTGTGCTGCTCCTATGGTGCTTGAGAGTGCTGGTGTGCTAAAAGATCATTTTGTTTGTTATCCAGGATTTGAAGAAAATGTAAGAAGTGATAAAAGGGGCTATGATAACGGCAAGAGTGTATTGAAAGATCAAAATATTATTACAGCAAAAGGTCCTACATTTTCAATAGAATTTGCACTTTTTATAGTTAAAAATTTACTTGGCGATGAAGCCTATCTTCAAGTAAAGAATGATTTACTTTATAAATAGCTTATAAAGATAAAATAATTTTTTATTTAATTATTTTTTTTAAACTTAAGGTTAGATTTTGTTTAGTGATAGTTATAGAAGCTCTATATATACGAGTTTGTGGCTTTTAAGAATATTTTTTAAAAAAATATAATAAATTTTTGATTTTTTACATCTTTTTGACGAAAATTAGCTATTATCACACTAACCGAATAAATCGGTAATTTTTTTAAGGAACACTCCTGTGAATATTTATGTAGGAAATTTGTCGTATAGAACGACAGAGGCAGAATTAAAGGAAGCCTTTGCACAATTTGGTGAAGTAAGGCGAGCAAAAATAGTAAAAGATAGAGAAACTGATCGCTCAAAAGGCTTTGGCTTTGTTGAAATGGACGATGCAAATGAGGGACAAAAAGCTATAGACGCACTAAATGAAAAAGAACTAGGCGGACGTACTTTAAGGGTAAATGAGGCTAGACCAAGGGATTAATGACTATTTGCCACCAAATGGTGGCATAGCATCCCGCATAGCTCCTACTCCTAGTGGTTTTTTGCATGCTGGCAATGCTTATAACTTCATCCTAACTTATCTTTTGACACGTTCGGTAAATGGCATTTTGCACTTACGTATTGATGACTATGACCTTAGTAGATACCGGTGTGAGTTCGTTCAAAATATCTTTGATGTTTTAGAATTTTTGGGGCTTGAATACGATAAAGGTCCAATTAACGTAAGTGACTTTGAGCGTAATTTTAGCTTCAAAATAAGAGCTAAAAGATACGAAGATGTACTTGAAAAACTAGATGAAATTTATATCTGCGAATGTTCTAGAGCTACAAAGAATGCCTATAAAAACGGCATTTACACTAAAATTTGTAAAAATAAAAATCTAAAATTTATAAAAGACAATACTGCCATTAGACTAAGCGTAGATGAGGGCGACCCTCTTGGTAAGCTTGTGGCAGAGCAAATGGGCGATTTTGTGATTTACAAAAAAGATTTTACTCCTGCTTACAACTTTGCAAGCGTGATAGATGACGAGGATATGGGTATAAATTTGGTTGTTAGAGGCGAGGATCTAAAGGCTTGCACGCTAGCTCAAAGATACCTTGCAAAAAGGCTAAATTTTAACTTTTATAATGCTAATTTTATTCATCATAAGCTACTTTTAAAAGATGGCAAAAAGCTCTCAAAAAGCTCAAAATCGCCACCAATTAATCTAAAAGATAGCCCGCAAATTTATTACAAAATTTTAGCAAATGATCTTGGTTTGGATATAAAATCAACGGACAAAATCCAAAACCTACTTTATGAGTTTAAGCTAAAAAATATAGCCAAAAATTTTTTGCAAAGTAAGAGCTAAATTTATACTATATATGCAGTCTGTCCCCGCCCTGATCTTTTGCTTTGATTAGCCATGTGTTGCTTTGATTATCTAAGCTTTGTTTCGAAAAATGCACTAAAAAGCGAGTTTATGCCCTGCTTTGTAAATTTCTCCATTATCTTTTCGATCTGCGGTTTTTCTTGCCAGACTGGCTCATCTACGAGGCTCATTTTTGCTAGCTTATTTTGAGCGTCTATGTAGCTACCAAGGCTGTCAATTAGCCCCATTTTTAGGGCATTGTGAGCCAAAAAGACCCTTGCGTTTGCCCACTCGTCTTTTTTGTTGATGTCTAAATTTCTAGCCTCTGCCACGTCACTTACAAAGAGCATGTAAGCGTCATTTACGAGCCCTTGCAAGCTCTCACGCTCCTGCTTGCTCCAGCTCCTCATAAAGGTGCCAGCCTCTTTAAACTCGCCAGCCTTCACCACCTGCTCGCTCACGCCTAAGTTTTTGGCTAAATTTTCGATGTTTGCCCCTTGCATGATGACGCCGATCGAGCCTATGAAAGCACCTGGATTTGCTACGATAGTGTCGGCATTTACGCCAGCGTAGTAGCTGCCACTCGCCATGTTGCCAGCTGCGTATGCGAGCACTTTTTTGCTCTCTTTTAGCCTCTTGACCGCCATGGCTAGCTCCACGCTAGGACTTAGTGCACCGCCTGGACTGTCGATGTAAAGCAGCACACCTTTGATGTTGCTATCAAGCCTTGCTTTTTCGAGTGCATCTAAAATTTCACTAGTATCCATTATCGTGTCCGTGATGTCGATGCGGGCTAAATTTGGCTCTTTCATCTTGCTATCTGGCGCGAAAATAAAAAATAAGATGAGCAAAAATATGAGCGCCTTAAAGTAGTTATTTATAAATTTAAAAATTCCCAAAATTCCTCTAAAAATAAGCCTTAAAATTTGCAAATTTTGCCTCCGATATATAGTTTTTTAGCCTCGTTTGTATGAAGTATTAGCTGAAGTATTAGCTCGCTATCATCGCACTTTAGGTCGTTATAGACCGCAAGATCAGCCGCACGTCCTGCTTTTATCTCACCGTTATTTGTCCTAAGTGCTTTTGCGCCCCCGTGCGTTGCAGCGACAAAAAGCCTGGTGGCAAGTTCATTTAGATTAAGGCTAGCGTGGGTAAATAGGGCAGCTCTTAGTTCATGCCAGAAATTTAGGCTGATATTTGAGCTAAGGCCGTCTGTGCCGATATTTAAGCTGACATCATTTTTAAAAATTTCTTTTAAATTTAGCGCCTTTTTGCCAAGTAGCCTATTTGAAACGGCACAGTGTGTCACGCTGTGATGAGGCCTAAATTTAGCAAAATCGCTCACATAAACGCAGTGCGTGAAAAGTGTATTTATCTCACGAAACATCGCAAAATAGCCATTTGTGTCATACATCGGCTTTGGATCAGGGTTAAATCTTAAAAGATGCTTTTTAAAGCCACCACTGCCGTGCTCTAGCCACTGCTTTTCAGCCTTGCTTTCTAAAAAGTGCGTGCTAACAAGAAGATCGTCTTTTTTAGCTATCTCAAGGGCGGCTTTAGCAAGCTTTAGGTGCACAGAGTAGGGCGAGTGCAGCGAGATAGCTGGGGTGAAATTTTGGCTTTTATAGCTCTTTGTTTTTTCAAATTTAGCTAAGAAATTTTGCAAATTTTGCTCACTCATCCGCTCGCTCGAGCCTAAAATTTCACTAAAAAGCACTACTTTTAGCGGACTAGCGGCTAAAATTTCAAGCTCAGAGCCAAAGCTAGAGATCTCGCCAATGGCGCAAACTCCGCTTTTTAGCATCGAATTTATAGCTTTATTCATAGCCTTTTTAACGTCCATTTTGGCTAGCTCGCCGCCTTTATCGACGATAGAGCCAAGCCACTTTATAAAGTCGCCATATTTTAGCGTGCTAACATTTGAGCTAAACTCCAAATGAACGTGCGTATTTACGAACGCTGGGGCGATCACACTCTCACCAAAGTCGTAAATTTTTGCATCTTTAAATTTTTTTTGCGCCTCTTTTTCGCTTGTAATTTCTAAAATTTTATCATTTTCAATAACAACACAAGAATTTCTTAAAATTTTTGGATTTTCTCCGCCAGTGATTATTTTTTTTGCTTTTAAAATTTCCACATTTGAGCCTTAAATTTTTGTTATTGTAGCGAAAATTTAGGAACGAAAATGTATAATTTGGGCTATTTAATCAAAAAGGAGTGACATGGATAAGAAGCTAAAAATAATGGTCATCCAAGGCCCAAATATTAACATGCTTGGCGCTAGAGAGCCAGGAATTTATGGCGTTATGAAGATGGAAGATATCCACTCTCAAATGAAGATCGTTGCCGATCAAAATGACGTTGAGATCGAGTTTTTTCAAAGCAACCTTGAGGGCGAGCTAGTCGATAAGATCCAAGAGTGCTTGGGCGATGCTGACGGCATCATCATAAACCCAGCCGCTTACACTCACACATCTATAGCTATCCGTGACGCGCTAAGTGCGGTTGCGCTGCCAGTTATCGAGGTGCATATCAGCAACGTTTATAGAAGAGAAGAGTTCCGCCACAAAAGCCTTATCGCGCCAGTTGCAGCAGGTCAGATCGTGGGCTTTGGACCAGTCGGCTATCATTTAGCGATGATAGGCATGCTTCAAATTTTTGAACAAATCAAAGCAGTAAGAGCAAATCAAAAAGCACAATGAATTTCATCTTAAAGGACGAAAACGCCGTATTTTACGAGTGCGGATATAGCTGTGACAATGAGTTTTTGCTATGCGTT
It includes:
- a CDS encoding metal-dependent hydrolase — translated: MEILKAKKIITGGENPKILRNSCVVIENDKILEITSEKEAQKKFKDAKIYDFGESVIAPAFVNTHVHLEFSSNVSTLKYGDFIKWLGSIVDKGGELAKMDVKKAMNKAINSMLKSGVCAIGEISSFGSELEILAASPLKVVLFSEILGSSERMSEQNLQNFLAKFEKTKSYKSQNFTPAISLHSPYSVHLKLAKAALEIAKKDDLLVSTHFLESKAEKQWLEHGSGGFKKHLLRFNPDPKPMYDTNGYFAMFREINTLFTHCVYVSDFAKFRPHHSVTHCAVSNRLLGKKALNLKEIFKNDVSLNIGTDGLSSNISLNFWHELRAALFTHASLNLNELATRLFVAATHGGAKALRTNNGEIKAGRAADLAVYNDLKCDDSELILQLILHTNEAKKLYIGGKICKF
- the aroQ gene encoding type II 3-dehydroquinate dehydratase; amino-acid sequence: MDKKLKIMVIQGPNINMLGAREPGIYGVMKMEDIHSQMKIVADQNDVEIEFFQSNLEGELVDKIQECLGDADGIIINPAAYTHTSIAIRDALSAVALPVIEVHISNVYRREEFRHKSLIAPVAAGQIVGFGPVGYHLAMIGMLQIFEQIKAVRANQKAQ